One part of the Glycine soja cultivar W05 chromosome 11, ASM419377v2, whole genome shotgun sequence genome encodes these proteins:
- the LOC114373183 gene encoding protein FAR1-RELATED SEQUENCE 5-like: MGSKSTLRLMRTLGPSLGSLAQSTWSLLSNHCVLFVRVAALSAAVKVKVPASSVAMIGGGKRGTQMVMDEDEWMYEIMYERANMDYENAESCGANEPHVDCSDAFKTSQVIMLIGCLRWAQSVAHENGFVAVILRSDTNTGSRGRTTFVLIGCERSGEYKCKKKEFIRRDTGTRKCGCPFKLRCKPVVGGEGWMVKLICGVHNHELAKSLVKHPYAGRLTKAEKTLIADMTKSMVKPRNILLTLKEHNVNSCTTIKQIYNARSALCSSIRGSDLEMQHLMKLLERDQYIYWHRIKDEDVVRDIFWCHPNSVKLVNACNLVFLIDSTYKTNRYRFPLLDFVRVTPTGMTFSAGFAYVEGERVNNLVWALQRF; the protein is encoded by the exons atgggctcaaaatctaccctaaggctcatgagaaccctagggccttcccttggatctctggcccaatctacttggagtcttctatccaat CATTGCGTCTTATTCGTGAGGGTAGCAGCGTTGAGCGCAgcggtgaaggtgaaggtaccGGCGTCGAGCGTTGCGATGATCGGTGGCGGAAAACGAGGTACACAGATGGTG ATGGACGAAGATGAGTGGATGTATGAAATAATGTATGAACGAGCGAatatggattatgaaaatgcAGAATCATGTGGtgcgaatgaaccacatgttgattgttcggatGCGTTTAAGACTTCTCAGGTTATAATGTTAAT AGGATGTTTGCGGTGGGCTCAATCTGTGGCTCATGAAAACGGATTTGTGGCGGTGATTTTAAGGTCGGACACAAACACaggtagtagaggaaggactacgtttgtgttaattggctgtgaaaggagtggcgagtataagtgtaagaaaaaagaatttatcagaagagacactgggactaggaaatgtgggtgtcccttcaagcttcgttgcaagccagtggttggaggagaaggttggatggtgaagttgatttgtggagtgcataatcatgaattggccaagtcattagttAAACATCCATATGCGGGACGATTAACTAAAGctgaaaaaacacttattgctgatatgacaaagtccatggtgaagccaagaaacattctgctaactctgaaggaacacaatgtcaATAGTTGTACGACCATTAAGcagatatacaatgcaagaagtgcattatgttcttccataagaggaagcgatcttgaaatgcaacatctgatgaagcttcttgaacgtgatcaatatatttattggcACAGGATAAAGGATGAAGACGTGGttcgtgatatcttttggtgtcaccctaattcagtgaagttagtcaatgcatgtaatttggtgtttttgatagacagcacctacaaaacaaaccggTATAGATTTCCATTGCTCGATTTTGTTAGGGTGACACCGactgggatgacattctctgccggTTTTGCATATGTGGAGGGTGAACGCGTTAATAATTTGGTATGGGCTTTACAACGCTTCTGA
- the LOC114376195 gene encoding B3 domain-containing transcription repressor VAL1-like, whose product MGSDICVVNGSCTHEWRKGWPLRSGGFAQLCCKCGFMEEWKGDILDRLSAYENSVFCNKFHRQQTGWRECNFCNKPIHSGCIVSRSLFGYLDFGGIGCVSCVNTTQLSMMRNTENPNVSVSSIKNNASDRHSAHFDGRLLVGGVDEGKLMQFCKIIEASESSHWNHAQSDGIIAHHGQNNQEAKCSFREGDIGFSNVRKPSVQSLTFATLENNRSTWEIKNMHESNAQPSFSMYLGNASGNDSVPPSAGEAVEGRLEGKTSPPFQRSRPICPKPLKSGLTMNVETDKGAISQSRVARPPADGRGKNQLLPRYWPRITDQELERLAGDLKSTVVPLFEKVLSASDAGRIGRLVLPKACAEAYFPPISQSEGVPLRMQDVKGNEWTFQFRFWPNNNSRMYVLEGVTPCIQAMQLCAGDTVTFSRIDPGGKLVMGFRKASNSTDTQDASTSAQSNSAKGTISSGTENLPSGSNHANLLHSLTGNVETHLNGHTEHLHLGTGTAGLLKTENNEMTNSSSPQQQISVLEKKRTRNIGPKSKRLLIDNEDAMELKLTWEEAQDLLRPPPSVKPNIVTIEDQVFEEYDEPPVFGKRTIFSACSSGGKEQWAQCDDCSKWRKLPVDALLPPKWTCSENVWDSSRCSCSVPEELSSKELENLLKTNKDFKKRRIAESSKSIQEHEASGLDALASAAVLGENLVDTAESSAGATTKHPRHRPGCSCIVCIQPPSGKGRHKPTCTCNVCMTVKRRFKTLMLRKKKRQSEREADTAQKDQTLLKDEPDTNGAPRDDTSRLEKEVGLNKSQHQVGESSTGQIDLNSHPNREDMQVETTGLNMSSHLEPATNHTVGEFMDKNDLRRSFNNEVQTGQNSSLHTPPQSSGEGQRYFSDGRCFASIVWNQERKDEVHSQPNQSQNNLS is encoded by the exons ATGGGTTCCGACATTTGCGTTGTGAATGGTTCGTGCACTCACGAATGGAGAAAGGGGTGGCCTCTGCGATCTGGTGGATTCGCTCAACTATGCTGCAAGTGCGG ATTTATGGAGGAGTGGAAGGGTGACATCCTTGACCGGTT ATCTGCCTACGAGAATTCAGTTTTCTGTAATAAATTCCACCGCCAACAAACTGGTTGGAGGGAGTGTAACTTTTGCAACAAG CCTATCCACAGTGGATGCATAGTATCTAGATCTTTGTTCGGGTATCTTGACTTTGGTGGCATAGGTTGTGTCAGCTGTGTAAATACTACCCAACTTAGTATG ATGAGGAATACTGAAAATCCAAATGTGTCAGTTtcgtcaataaaaaataatgcgaGTGATCGGCATTCTGCTCATTTTGATGGAAGACTGCTTGTGGGTGGTGTTGATGAAGGAAAACTTATGCAATTCTGCAAAATTATTGAAGCTAGTGAATCCAGCCACTGGAATCATGCTCAAAGTGATGGCATAATTGCACATCATGGGCAAAACAACCAAGAAGCCAAGTGTTCATTCAGGGAAGGGGACATTGGATTTTCAAATGTGAGGAAACCATCCGTTCAGTCATTGACATTTGCTACGTTAGAAAATAATAGGTCAACATGGGAGATTAAAAACATGCATGAATCAAATGCACAGCCATCTTTCAGTATGTATCTGGGAAATGCATCAGGGAACGACTCCGTCCCACCTTCTGCTGGAGAGGCTGTAGAAGGAAGACTCGAGGGAAAAACATCTCCTCCCTTTCAAAGATCTCGCCCTATATGTCCTAAACCATTGAAGAGTGGGCTTACCATGAATGTGGAGACAGATAAAGGTGCAATTTCTCAATCACGTGTTGCTCGGCCACCTGCAGATGGCAGGGGCAAGAATCAGTTACTTCCCCGATATTGGCCGAGGATTACTGATCAAGAGCTGGAGCGATTGGCTGGAGA TTTGAAATCCACTGTAGTGCCATTATTTGAGAAGGTGTTGAGTGCCAGTGACGCAGGTCGAATTGGCCGTCTTGTTCTCCCAAAAGCCTGTGCTGAG GCATATTTTCCTCCTATTTCACAATCTGAAGGTGTTCCTTTGCGAATGCAAGATGTGAAGGGGAATGAGtggacatttcagttcagattTTGGCCTAATAACAACAGCAGGATGTATGTATTGGAGGGTGTGACCCCTTGCATACAGGCCATGCAATTATGTGCTGGTGATACTG TAACATTTAGTCGGATAGATCCTGGAGGCAAACTAGTTATGGGTTTCAGAAAAGCATCAAATTCTACAGATACACAG GATGCCTCCACATCTGCACAATCTAATTCAGCAAAGGGAACCATCTCTTCTGGTACTGAGAATCTGCCATCAGGAAGTAATCATGCCAATCTTCTCCATTCATTGACAGGGAATGTTGAAACTCACTTAAATGGACATACAGAACATCTGCACTTGGGTACTGGAACTGCTGGATTGCTTAAAACTGAAAATAATGAGATGACAAACAGCAGTTCACCACAACAACAAATTTCGGTTTTAGAGAAGAAGAGGACTCGCAATATTGGGCCTAAAAGTAAGAGGTTGCTAATTGATAATGAAGATGCCATGGAGTTGAAACTTACATGGGAAGAAGCACAAGATTTGCTTCGTCCTCCTCCTAGTGTCAAGCCAAACATTGTCACAATTGAGGACCAAGTATTCGAAGAATATGAT GAACCCCCTGTTTTTGGAAAGAGAACTATATTCAGTGCCTGTTCATCTGG GGGGAAGGAACAATGGGCTCAGTGTGATGATTGCTCTAAATGGCGAAAGCTGCCCGTTGATGCTCTTCTTCCTCCCAAGTGGACATGTTCTGAAAATGTTTGGGATTCAAGCAG GTGTTCATGCTCTGTGCCGGAGGAGTTAAGTTCAAAGGAATTAGAAAATCTTCTGAAAACCAACAAAG ATTTTAAAAAGCGGCGAATTGCAGAAAGCAGCAAGTCAATCCAAGAACACGAGGCTTCTGGCCTGGATGCCCTTGCCAGTGCAGCTGTCCTTGGAGAAAATCTTGTTGACACTGCCGAGTCATCAGCTGGAGCCACCACCAAACATCCTAGACACCGTCCCGGCTGCTCTTGCATCGTATGCATTCAGCCACCAAGTGGAAAGGGGAGGCATAAGCCAACCTGTACGTGCAACGTGTGCATGACCGTGAAGCGCCGGTTCAAAACCCTCATGCTAAGGAAGAAGAAACGGCAATCTGAACGCGAAGCAGATACTGCCCAAAAAGACCAAACTCTCCTGAAAGATGAGCCGGATACCAACGGAGCACCGAGGGACGATACAAGTCGGTTGGAGAAAGAGGTGGGACTAAACAAAAGTCAACATCAGGTGGGTGAGTCCAGTACTGGACAGATCGATCTGAATTCTCATCCCAACCGCGAAGACATGCAAGTGGAAACCACAGGACTTAACATGTCTAGTCATCTTGAACCAGCAACAAACCATACAGTAGGAGAATTTATGGACAAAAATGACCTAAGAAGAAGCTTCAATAATGAAGTGCAGACTGGTCAGAATTCTTCTTTGCACACTCCTCCTCAATCTAGTGGAGAAGGTCAGAGATACTTCTCTGATGGAAGATGCTTTGCATCCATTGTGTGGAACCAGGAAAGAAAGGATGAGGTACATAGTCAACCCAATCAGAGTCAAAACAATctttcttaa